Proteins from a genomic interval of Panthera uncia isolate 11264 chromosome C1 unlocalized genomic scaffold, Puncia_PCG_1.0 HiC_scaffold_4, whole genome shotgun sequence:
- the PEX10 gene encoding peroxisome biogenesis factor 10, whose product MVPAAAGPPEVVRAAQKDDYYRGGLRSAAGGALHSLAGAKRWLRCRREIELLSDVAYFGLTTLAGYQTLGEEYVGIIQVDPSRSRVPSRLRRGVLVALHTVLPYLLDRASMHLEHELQADAAGARPSQGSPAADRRGRPGARLWVQRHVAALTEQQKRVLLRAVLVLRQGLACLQRLHVAWFYIHGAFYHLAKRLTGVTYLRVRSPPAEDTRARESYRLLGFISLLHLALSVGLQLYGFRQRQRARREWKLHRGLSHRRSHVEEKAISRNSLCTLCLEERRHSTATPCGHLFCWECITQWCDTKTECPLCREKFPPQKLVYLRHYR is encoded by the exons ATGGTCCCTGCGGCCGCCGGCCCTCCGGAGGTGGTTCGCGCGGCGCAAAAGGACGACTACTATCGCGGCGGGCTGCGGAGCGCGGCGGGCGGTGCTCTGCACAGTTTGGCGG GTGCGAAGAGGTGGCTGCGGTGCAGGAGAGAGATCGAGCTGCTGTCGGACGTAGCCTACTTCGGCCTCACCACGCTTGCAG GCTACCAGACCCTCGGGGAGGAGTATGTTGGCATCATCCAGGTGGACCCGTCCCGGAGCCGAGTGCCCTCGAGGTTGCGCCGTGGCGTGCTGGTCGCGCTGCACACCGTCCTGCCCTACCTGCTGGACAGGGCCTCGATGCACCTGGAGCACGAGCTGCAGGCGGACGCCGCCGGCGCCAGGCCCTCGCAGGGCAGCCCGGCAGCCGACAGGCGCGGCCGGCCGGGAGCGAGGCTCTGGGTGCAGCGGCACGTGGCCGCGCTGACCGAGCAGCAGAAGAGGGTGCTCCTGCGGGCCGTGCTGGTGCTCAGGCAGGGCCTCGCCTGCCTGCAGCGGCTCCATGTCGCCTGGTTCTACATCCACGGTGCCTTCTACCACCTGGCCAAGAGGCTCACGGGAGTCACTTAC CTTCGCGTGCGCTCCCCACCTGCAGAGGACACGAGGGCTCGTGAAAGCTACAGGCTGCTGGGGTTCATCTCCCTGCTGCACCTGGCCTTGTCCGTGGGCCTGCAGCTCTACGGCTTTCGGCAGAGGCAGCGTGCGCGGCGGGAGTGGAAGCTACATCGCGGCCTGTCTCATCGCAG GAGCCACGTGGAAGAGAAAGCCATTTCCAGAAACTCCCTGTGTACTCTGTGCCTGGAGGAGCGCCGACACTCAACAGCCACGCCCTGCGGCCACCTGTTCTGCTGGGAGTGTATCACCCAGTGGTGCGACACCAAG ACGGAGTGCCCTCTCTGCAGGGAGAAATTCCCTCCCCAGAAGCTCGTCTACCTGCGGCACTATCGCTAA
- the RER1 gene encoding protein RER1 isoform X2, producing the protein MSEGDSVGDSVHGKPSVVYRFFTRLGQGWYIVTYALGIYHLNLFIAFLSPKVDPSLMEDSDDGPSLPTKQNEEFRPFIRRLPEFKFWHAATKGILVAMACTFFEAFNVPVFWPILVMYFIMLFCITMKRQIKHMIKYRYIPFTHGKRTYKGKEDAGKTFAS; encoded by the exons ATGTCTGAAGGTGACAGCGTGGGAGATTCTGTCCATGGGAAACCTTCTGTGGTGTACAGATTCTTCACAAGACTCGGGCAG ggctggtacATCGTGACCTACGCCTTGGGGATCTACCACCTCAACCTTTTCATAGCTTTTCTTTCTCCGAAAGTGGATCCTTCCTTGATGGAAGACTCAG ATGACGGCCCTTCGTTACCAACCAAACAGAATGAGGAGTTCCGGCCCTTTATTCGAAGGCTTCCGGAGTTTAAGTTTTG GCACGCGGCGACCAAGGGCATCCTCGTGGCCATGGCCTGTACCTTCTTTGAGGCTTTCAATGTCCCGGTGTTCTGGCCCATCCTGGTGATGTACTTCATCATGCTTTTCTGTATCACCATGAAGAGGCAAATTAAG CACATGATAAAGTACCGGTACATCCCGTTCACGCACGGCAAGAGGACGTACAAGGGGAAGGAAGACGCGGGCAAGACGTTTGCCAGCTAG
- the RER1 gene encoding protein RER1 isoform X1 gives MSEGDSVGDSVHGKPSVVYRFFTRLGQIYQSWLDKSTPYTAVRWVVTLGLSFVYMIRVYLLQGWYIVTYALGIYHLNLFIAFLSPKVDPSLMEDSDDGPSLPTKQNEEFRPFIRRLPEFKFWHAATKGILVAMACTFFEAFNVPVFWPILVMYFIMLFCITMKRQIKHMIKYRYIPFTHGKRTYKGKEDAGKTFAS, from the exons ATGTCTGAAGGTGACAGCGTGGGAGATTCTGTCCATGGGAAACCTTCTGTGGTGTACAGATTCTTCACAAGACTCGGGCAG ATCTATCAGTCCTGGCTAGACAAGTCCACGCCTTACACGGCCGTGCGATGGGTGGTGACGCTGGGCCTGAGCTTCGTGTACATGATTCGAGTCTACCTGCTGCAG ggctggtacATCGTGACCTACGCCTTGGGGATCTACCACCTCAACCTTTTCATAGCTTTTCTTTCTCCGAAAGTGGATCCTTCCTTGATGGAAGACTCAG ATGACGGCCCTTCGTTACCAACCAAACAGAATGAGGAGTTCCGGCCCTTTATTCGAAGGCTTCCGGAGTTTAAGTTTTG GCACGCGGCGACCAAGGGCATCCTCGTGGCCATGGCCTGTACCTTCTTTGAGGCTTTCAATGTCCCGGTGTTCTGGCCCATCCTGGTGATGTACTTCATCATGCTTTTCTGTATCACCATGAAGAGGCAAATTAAG CACATGATAAAGTACCGGTACATCCCGTTCACGCACGGCAAGAGGACGTACAAGGGGAAGGAAGACGCGGGCAAGACGTTTGCCAGCTAG